A genomic region of Notamacropus eugenii isolate mMacEug1 chromosome 3, mMacEug1.pri_v2, whole genome shotgun sequence contains the following coding sequences:
- the COPZ1 gene encoding LOW QUALITY PROTEIN: coatomer subunit zeta-1 (The sequence of the model RefSeq protein was modified relative to this genomic sequence to represent the inferred CDS: inserted 1 base in 1 codon) — protein sequence MEALILEPSLYTVKAILILDNDGERLFAKYYDDTYPSVKEQKAFEKNIFNKTHRTDSEIALLEGLTVVYKGSIDLYFYVIGSSYENELMLMAVLNCLFDSLSQMLRKNVEKRALLENMEGLFLAVDEIVDGGVILESDPXQVVHRVALRGEDVPLTEQTVSQVLQSAKEQIKWSLLR from the exons GAACCTTCTCTATACACAGTCAAAGCCATCCTGATCCTGGACAATGATGGAGAGCGGCTGTTTGCCAAG tACTATGACGACACCTACCCCAGTGTCAAGGAGCAGAAGGCATTTGAGAAGAACATTTTCAACAAGACCCACCGGACTGACA GTGAGATTGCCCTCTTGGAAGGTCTGACTGTGGTGTACAAAGGCAGCATTGACCTCTACTTCTATGTGATTGGCAGCTCCTATGAAAATGAG CTGATGCTGATGGCTGTTCTGAACTGCCTCTTTGACTCTTTGAGCCAGATGCTGAG GAAGAATGTTGAGAAGCGAGCATTGCTAGAGAACATGGAAGGACTCTTCCTGGCTGTAGATGAGATCGTAGATGGAGG GGTGATTCTAGAGAGTGATC AGCAAGTGGTACACAGAGTAGCTTTACGG GGTGAAGATGTTCCCCTTACAGAGCAGACTGTGTCTCAG GTATTGCAGTCGGCAAAGGAACAGATCAAGTGGTCGCTGCTTCGGTGA